In the Streptomyces sp. cg36 genome, one interval contains:
- a CDS encoding MarR family winged helix-turn-helix transcriptional regulator: MTPETRAQDPLCTEAAPTACTEGLSRTPGAARGGPVSHAVSRVARLHRLAAGRALRATGLYPGQEILMMHLWDAGAVRQSELIRVMELDPSTVTKMLQRLEQSGHVRRRPDPADRRASLVEATPAGQALRHEVEAAWCGLEDTTLAGLDPAERALLSGLLEKLEANLCPLVSEEECLAEPGAPARRPTAGRKSPSDGR, from the coding sequence ATGACCCCGGAGACCCGCGCCCAAGACCCCCTCTGTACCGAGGCGGCACCCACCGCCTGCACCGAAGGGCTGTCCCGCACGCCCGGCGCGGCCCGCGGCGGCCCGGTCAGCCACGCCGTGTCCCGGGTGGCCCGGCTGCACCGCCTCGCCGCGGGCCGGGCCCTGCGCGCGACCGGGCTCTACCCGGGCCAGGAGATCCTGATGATGCACCTGTGGGACGCGGGCGCGGTGCGCCAGTCCGAGCTCATCCGGGTGATGGAGCTCGACCCGTCCACGGTGACGAAGATGCTCCAGCGCCTTGAGCAGTCGGGGCACGTCCGCCGCCGCCCCGACCCCGCCGACCGGCGCGCCTCCCTGGTCGAGGCGACGCCCGCCGGCCAGGCCCTGCGCCATGAGGTCGAGGCCGCGTGGTGCGGCCTGGAGGACACGACCCTGGCCGGCCTCGACCCGGCCGAACGGGCCCTGCTGAGCGGCCTGTTGGAGAAGCTGGAGGCGAACCTGTGCCCGCTGGTGAGCGAGGAGGAGTGCCTCGCGGAGCCGGGCGCGCCGGCCCGCCGCCCCACAGCGGGCCGCAAGAGCCCGTCAGACGGCCGCTAG
- a CDS encoding IclR family transcriptional regulator: protein MSTPDTGGAQVKSAVRTVELLEYFAGRPGMHSLAAVQEAVGYPKSSLYMLLRTLVELGWVETDATGTRYGIGVRALLVGTSYIDGDEVVAAARPTLDRLSDDTTETIHLARLDGTNVVYLATRQSQHYLRPFTRVGRRLPAHSTSLGKALLATHSDEQVRKLLPETLQQLTEHTITDREKLIEELHQIREQGYAVDREENTLGLRCFGVAIPYRTPARDAISCSVPVARLTPAHEQMVKDALFDARDRLTLATRRL, encoded by the coding sequence ATGTCGACTCCGGATACGGGCGGGGCCCAGGTCAAGTCCGCCGTGCGCACGGTGGAGCTGCTCGAATATTTCGCGGGACGCCCCGGAATGCACTCCCTGGCAGCCGTCCAGGAGGCCGTCGGCTATCCGAAGTCCAGCCTCTACATGCTGCTGCGCACCCTGGTCGAGCTCGGCTGGGTGGAGACCGACGCCACCGGCACGCGGTACGGCATCGGGGTGCGCGCCCTGCTCGTGGGCACCTCGTACATCGACGGCGACGAGGTCGTGGCCGCCGCCCGCCCCACCCTCGACCGGCTCTCCGACGACACCACGGAGACCATCCACCTCGCCCGCCTCGACGGCACCAACGTGGTCTATCTGGCCACCCGCCAGTCGCAGCACTATCTGCGCCCCTTCACCCGCGTCGGCCGCCGGCTGCCCGCGCACTCGACCTCGCTGGGCAAGGCGCTGCTCGCCACCCACAGCGACGAGCAGGTGCGCAAGCTGCTCCCGGAGACCCTCCAGCAGCTCACCGAGCACACCATCACCGACCGCGAGAAGCTGATCGAGGAGCTGCACCAGATCCGCGAGCAGGGGTACGCGGTGGACCGCGAGGAGAACACGCTGGGGCTGCGCTGCTTCGGCGTCGCCATCCCGTACCGCACCCCCGCGCGCGACGCCATCAGCTGCTCGGTCCCGGTGGCGCGGCTGACCCCGGCGCACGAGCAGATGGTCAAGGACGCCCTGTTCGACGCCCGCGACCGGCTGACACTGGCCACCCGTAGGCTCTGA
- a CDS encoding MerR family transcriptional regulator, producing the protein MFTIGDFARHGRVSVRMLRHYDATGLLRPAHVDPATGYRFYTAAQLARLNRVIALKDLGFTLLQVREILDEKVDTAELRGMLRLRQAELAAAIETGRARLRQVEARLRSIESEGHMPTDDVVLKSVPAIRVAELTGTAESFEPEHITAVIRPLYQELFQRLAAAGIAPSGPGIAWYEDGPRGGGAITVHAGVQVSAPPGHHDALRVHDLPAVDRAATAVHRGPMSQVLTTVQTLAHWIEENGYRSTAYPREVTLECPEDEADWVTELQEPVGKA; encoded by the coding sequence ATGTTCACCATCGGAGACTTCGCCCGGCACGGCCGTGTGTCGGTCCGGATGCTGCGCCACTACGACGCCACCGGACTGCTGCGCCCCGCCCATGTCGACCCCGCCACCGGCTACCGCTTCTACACGGCGGCCCAGCTGGCCCGGCTCAACCGCGTCATCGCCCTCAAGGACCTCGGCTTCACCCTCCTCCAGGTGCGCGAGATCCTGGACGAGAAGGTGGACACGGCGGAACTGCGCGGCATGCTGCGGCTGCGCCAGGCCGAGCTGGCGGCGGCGATCGAGACCGGGCGGGCGCGGCTGCGCCAGGTCGAGGCGAGGCTCCGGTCGATCGAGAGCGAGGGGCACATGCCCACCGACGACGTGGTCCTGAAGAGCGTCCCGGCGATCCGGGTCGCCGAACTGACCGGCACGGCCGAGAGCTTCGAGCCGGAGCACATCACGGCGGTGATCCGCCCCCTCTACCAGGAGCTGTTCCAGCGCCTGGCCGCGGCGGGCATCGCCCCGAGCGGCCCCGGCATCGCCTGGTACGAGGACGGGCCGCGGGGCGGCGGAGCGATCACGGTCCACGCGGGCGTCCAGGTCTCCGCGCCCCCCGGCCACCACGACGCGCTGCGCGTCCACGACCTGCCCGCCGTGGACCGGGCGGCGACGGCGGTCCACCGGGGGCCGATGTCCCAGGTCCTGACCACGGTCCAGACCCTGGCCCACTGGATCGAGGAGAACGGCTACCGCTCCACGGCGTACCCCAGGGAGGTCACCCTGGAGTGCCCGGAAGACGAAGCGGACTGGGTGACGGAGCTGCAGGAGCCGGTGGGGAAGGCATAG
- a CDS encoding alkene reductase, with protein sequence MTTAFDPIDLSGLRLSNRIAMAPMTRSRAYGPGNSPTASTAEYYAQRATAGLIITEGIQPAEVGQGYPDTPGLHSEEQVAAWRTVTDAVHARGGRIFAQLMHAGRIGHPDLLPGDLHNVAPSPVAAAGQVYTHNGPQAFVTPRELTGDEVLETIGAFVSAARNAVAAGFDGVELHGANGYLIQQFLAPNTNLRTDRWGGSDEARARFAAEVVKAVAAEIGAGRTALRISPGNPYNDVFEPAPEATYTALVRELAPLGLAYLHILEGGPEIRELTLTLRKLFEGTIVLNAATSGPTGPDELRLIEDGTTDLLSYGALFLANPDLPRRLRAGGPFNAPDPASFFGGDDRGYLDYPALDAAATVG encoded by the coding sequence ATGACCACCGCCTTCGACCCGATCGACCTGTCCGGCCTGCGCCTTTCCAACCGCATCGCCATGGCCCCGATGACCCGCAGCCGCGCCTACGGCCCCGGGAACTCGCCCACCGCGTCCACGGCCGAGTACTACGCCCAGCGCGCCACCGCCGGGCTGATCATCACCGAGGGCATCCAGCCGGCGGAGGTCGGCCAGGGCTACCCCGACACCCCGGGCCTGCACAGCGAGGAGCAGGTGGCCGCCTGGCGCACGGTCACCGACGCCGTGCACGCCCGGGGCGGCCGGATCTTCGCCCAGCTGATGCACGCCGGCCGGATCGGCCACCCCGATCTGCTCCCCGGCGACCTGCACAACGTCGCCCCCTCGCCGGTCGCCGCCGCCGGGCAGGTCTACACCCACAACGGCCCGCAGGCGTTCGTCACCCCGCGCGAGCTGACCGGCGACGAGGTCCTGGAGACCATCGGCGCCTTCGTGTCGGCCGCGCGCAACGCCGTCGCGGCGGGCTTCGACGGCGTGGAGCTGCACGGCGCCAACGGCTACCTCATCCAGCAGTTCCTCGCCCCCAACACCAATCTGCGCACCGACCGCTGGGGCGGCTCCGACGAGGCCCGCGCCCGGTTCGCCGCCGAGGTGGTCAAGGCCGTCGCCGCCGAGATCGGCGCGGGCCGCACCGCGCTGCGCATCTCGCCCGGAAACCCGTACAACGACGTCTTTGAGCCCGCGCCCGAGGCCACGTACACCGCGCTGGTGCGCGAACTCGCCCCGCTCGGCCTCGCCTATCTGCACATCCTGGAGGGCGGCCCCGAGATCCGGGAGCTCACCCTGACCCTGCGCAAGCTGTTCGAGGGCACGATCGTCCTCAACGCCGCCACCAGCGGCCCCACCGGCCCCGACGAGCTGCGCCTGATCGAGGACGGCACCACCGACCTCCTGTCGTACGGGGCGCTCTTCCTCGCCAACCCGGACCTGCCGCGGCGGCTGCGCGCGGGCGGCCCGTTCAACGCCCCCGACCCGGCGAGTTTCTTCGGCGGGGACGACCGGGGCTACCTCGACTACCCCGCCCTGGACGCCGCCGCGACCGTCGGCTGA
- a CDS encoding GlxA family transcriptional regulator, with protein MFNLAIPELLFAKVEIDGAPGYELTVCTPRPGPIATTGGLDLSVGRGLDAVAEADTVLVAGTGKRYEVDPDTVAAVRRAAAEGRRITSICSGAFVLAEAGLLDGRSATTYWELAGELRSRYPSLDLKGDVLYVEDGNVMTSSGYAAGIDMCLHMIRTDYGAAVANQVARAALVAPVRPGGQTQFTQTPLPAERGVVCADTRGWAMRNLDKPLTLTDLARHAGVSVRTLTRRFHAESGVSPLQWLLHQRIERAKELLETTTLAVDRIAGACGLGSADSLRAHLVRRTGLTPSAYRASFSRLERVG; from the coding sequence ATGTTCAACCTGGCCATCCCCGAGCTGCTCTTCGCCAAGGTGGAGATCGACGGGGCGCCGGGCTACGAGCTCACCGTCTGCACGCCCCGGCCGGGCCCGATCGCCACCACCGGCGGGCTCGACCTGTCGGTGGGGCGGGGCCTGGACGCCGTGGCGGAGGCGGACACCGTGCTGGTCGCCGGGACCGGGAAGCGGTACGAGGTCGACCCGGACACGGTGGCCGCGGTGCGGCGGGCCGCCGCCGAAGGGCGGCGGATCACCTCCATCTGCAGCGGCGCCTTCGTGCTCGCCGAGGCCGGGCTGCTCGACGGGCGCAGCGCCACCACGTACTGGGAGCTGGCCGGGGAGCTGCGCAGCCGCTATCCCTCGCTCGACCTCAAGGGCGACGTCCTCTACGTCGAGGACGGCAACGTGATGACCTCCTCCGGCTACGCGGCGGGCATCGACATGTGCCTCCACATGATCCGTACCGACTACGGGGCAGCCGTCGCCAACCAGGTGGCGCGGGCCGCGCTGGTGGCGCCGGTGCGGCCGGGCGGGCAGACCCAGTTCACCCAGACCCCGCTGCCCGCCGAGCGGGGCGTGGTGTGCGCCGACACCCGGGGCTGGGCGATGCGCAACCTCGACAAGCCGCTGACCCTCACCGACCTGGCCCGGCACGCGGGGGTGAGCGTGCGCACCCTGACCCGGCGCTTCCACGCCGAGAGCGGGGTCAGCCCGCTGCAGTGGCTGCTGCACCAGCGCATCGAGCGGGCCAAGGAGCTCCTGGAGACCACCACGCTCGCCGTGGACCGGATCGCCGGGGCGTGCGGCTTGGGCAGCGCGGACTCGCTCCGGGCCCATCTGGTGCGGCGCACCGGCCTCACCCCCAGCGCCTACCGGGCCAGTTTCAGCAGGCTGGAGCGGGTGGGGTGA
- a CDS encoding aldehyde dehydrogenase (NADP(+)) — protein MSAAPVWSVDPRTGKPREEVACEATEYEVDAAVRAARAARGALADRGARAALLRAAADLLDGSAGHVVEAADAETALGPVRLTGELARTTAQLRAFADVVDEGAFLDVRIDHADADRTPPWPDLRRTKVALGVVAVYAASNFPLAFSVPGGDTASALAAGCPVVVKAHPDHPATAELCAALLRRAAERAGLPKDVVTLVHGFGAGLALVRHPLVAAAGFTGSVRGGRALFDAAAARPVPIPFHGELGSLNPVVVTEAAAEERGELIGAGLAASMTLGVGQFCTKPGFVLAPAGAGGDALVKALTAAVSDSEAGVMLDHRMRDAFVTGVAERAALDGVEAPVTPGAGGAHTVSAGFLTVRAAALASAGPHDLLLEECFGPVTVVARYAHPAEVTEVLSRLPGNLTATLHLSRAEAGGAGGGAGLLAELVPLAGRVLVDGWPTGVAVAPAQHHGGPYPATTSASTSVGSTAVERWLRPVTYQDTPQALLPVELREGPGAGVPRRVDGRYEPAAPPVS, from the coding sequence GTGAGCGCAGCACCAGTCTGGAGCGTCGACCCCCGAACCGGGAAGCCGCGCGAGGAAGTCGCTTGTGAGGCCACCGAGTACGAGGTGGACGCGGCCGTCCGGGCCGCCCGCGCGGCGCGCGGCGCGCTCGCCGACCGGGGCGCCCGGGCCGCGCTGCTGCGCGCCGCCGCCGACCTCCTCGACGGCTCCGCCGGGCACGTGGTGGAGGCCGCCGACGCCGAGACGGCCCTCGGCCCGGTCCGGCTCACCGGTGAACTCGCCCGCACCACCGCCCAGTTGCGGGCCTTCGCGGACGTCGTGGACGAGGGCGCCTTCCTGGACGTGCGCATCGACCACGCCGACGCGGACCGCACCCCGCCCTGGCCCGACCTGCGGCGGACGAAGGTGGCACTGGGCGTCGTCGCGGTGTACGCGGCGTCCAACTTCCCGCTCGCCTTCTCCGTCCCCGGCGGCGACACCGCCAGCGCGCTCGCGGCCGGCTGCCCCGTCGTGGTCAAGGCGCACCCCGACCACCCCGCCACCGCCGAACTGTGCGCGGCGCTGCTGCGGCGGGCCGCCGAACGGGCCGGACTGCCCAAGGACGTGGTGACGCTGGTCCACGGCTTCGGGGCGGGGCTCGCGCTGGTGCGCCATCCGCTGGTCGCCGCCGCCGGCTTCACCGGGTCGGTACGCGGCGGGCGCGCCCTCTTCGACGCGGCGGCGGCCCGGCCGGTGCCGATCCCCTTCCACGGCGAACTGGGCTCCCTCAACCCGGTGGTGGTCACCGAGGCGGCGGCCGAGGAGCGCGGCGAGCTGATCGGGGCCGGGCTCGCGGCGTCGATGACGCTGGGCGTCGGCCAGTTCTGCACCAAGCCGGGCTTCGTCCTCGCCCCCGCCGGGGCCGGGGGCGACGCGCTGGTCAAGGCGCTGACGGCGGCGGTCAGCGACTCCGAGGCGGGGGTGATGCTCGACCACCGGATGCGGGACGCGTTCGTCACCGGCGTCGCCGAGCGGGCCGCGCTCGACGGGGTCGAGGCACCCGTGACGCCCGGCGCGGGCGGCGCGCACACCGTGAGCGCGGGGTTCCTCACCGTACGGGCCGCCGCGCTCGCCTCGGCGGGGCCGCACGACCTGCTCCTGGAGGAGTGCTTCGGGCCGGTGACGGTGGTCGCGCGCTACGCGCACCCGGCCGAGGTCACCGAGGTGCTCTCGCGGCTGCCGGGGAACCTCACGGCGACGCTGCACCTGTCGCGCGCGGAGGCCGGGGGCGCCGGAGGGGGAGCCGGACTCCTCGCCGAACTGGTCCCGCTCGCCGGACGGGTGCTGGTGGACGGCTGGCCGACCGGGGTGGCGGTCGCGCCCGCCCAGCACCACGGAGGCCCCTACCCCGCCACCACCTCGGCCTCCACGTCGGTGGGGTCGACGGCCGTGGAGCGCTGGCTGCGTCCGGTGACCTACCAGGACACGCCGCAGGCGCTGCTGCCGGTGGAGCTGCGGGAGGGGCCGGGGGCGGGGGTCCCGAGGCGGGTGGACGGCAGGTACGAGCCCGCCGCCCCGCCCGTTTCCTGA
- a CDS encoding MFS transporter produces the protein MSPNAVRQEATATAQLGPARPASAPGLTLAAALLGFALITLDASVVNVALPAIGSDLGGGMTGLQWVVDAYTLAFAALMLSTGAFADRIGAARAYALGTVVFTLASAACGLAPDLGVLVGARVVQGTAAAVVLPASLALVRQAYADPARRARAVALWAAGGSVAVALGPVAGGALTTAWDWRGIFFINLPLGLAALALTARAPRAERRRTPLDLPGQLTAALALAALAFAVIESGPVRVGAGAVALLAGAAFWLIESRAAHPVVPLGLFRTPTVAVAVAVGSAASVAFYGVIFVFSLYFQRVRGESALVAGVMFLPMTALIPVTNVLSGKLANRYGARRPMLLGQLLAVAGLLLLLVADTRTPVLVAAFLMVPLALGCALSIPALTAAMMEAVPAERAGLAAGVLNAGRQVAGALSVALAGSLVGEGTGFVPGMRTTLLVSAALFAATALATWRLTAPGVPRRNG, from the coding sequence ATGTCACCGAACGCCGTACGCCAAGAGGCCACCGCCACCGCCCAGTTGGGGCCCGCACGCCCCGCCTCCGCCCCCGGCCTCACCCTGGCCGCCGCCCTGCTGGGCTTCGCCCTGATCACCCTGGACGCGTCCGTGGTGAACGTGGCGCTGCCCGCGATCGGCTCCGACCTCGGCGGCGGGATGACCGGGCTCCAGTGGGTGGTGGACGCCTACACCCTGGCGTTCGCCGCGCTGATGCTCTCGACCGGTGCCTTCGCCGACCGGATCGGCGCGGCCCGCGCCTACGCGCTGGGCACGGTCGTCTTCACCCTCGCCTCCGCCGCCTGCGGCCTGGCCCCGGACCTCGGCGTGCTCGTCGGCGCCCGGGTCGTCCAGGGCACGGCCGCCGCCGTGGTGCTGCCCGCCTCGCTCGCCCTGGTCCGCCAGGCGTACGCCGACCCGGCGCGGCGGGCCCGCGCGGTGGCGCTGTGGGCGGCCGGCGGCTCGGTCGCCGTGGCGCTCGGCCCGGTCGCGGGCGGCGCCCTCACCACCGCCTGGGACTGGCGCGGGATCTTCTTCATCAACCTCCCCCTCGGCCTCGCCGCCCTCGCCCTGACCGCCCGCGCGCCGCGCGCCGAGCGCCGCCGCACGCCCCTGGACCTGCCGGGCCAGCTGACGGCGGCCCTCGCCCTGGCCGCGCTCGCCTTCGCGGTGATCGAGTCCGGGCCGGTCCGCGTCGGGGCGGGCGCGGTGGCGCTGCTCGCGGGGGCCGCGTTCTGGCTGATCGAGTCGCGCGCGGCGCACCCGGTCGTCCCGCTCGGGCTGTTCCGTACGCCGACGGTGGCCGTCGCGGTCGCGGTGGGCTCGGCGGCGAGCGTGGCGTTCTACGGCGTGATCTTCGTCTTCAGCCTCTACTTCCAGCGGGTGCGGGGCGAGTCGGCGCTGGTGGCGGGGGTGATGTTCCTGCCGATGACCGCCCTGATCCCGGTCACCAACGTCCTCTCCGGCAAGCTCGCCAACCGCTACGGCGCGCGCCGCCCGATGCTGCTCGGCCAGCTGCTGGCGGTGGCGGGCCTGCTGCTCCTGCTCGTCGCCGACACCCGCACCCCCGTCCTGGTGGCCGCGTTCTTGATGGTGCCCCTCGCGCTCGGCTGCGCCCTGTCCATCCCGGCCCTGACCGCCGCGATGATGGAGGCGGTCCCGGCGGAGCGGGCGGGCCTGGCGGCCGGGGTGCTGAACGCGGGCCGCCAGGTGGCGGGCGCGCTGAGCGTGGCGCTGGCGGGGTCGCTGGTCGGCGAGGGCACCGGATTCGTCCCCGGGATGCGCACGACGCTGCTGGTGTCGGCGGCCCTGTTCGCCGCGACCGCGCTGGCCACCTGGCGGCTGACCGCCCCGGGCGTCCCCCGGCGCAACGGGTAG
- a CDS encoding aminotransferase class V-fold PLP-dependent enzyme has translation MEILEPLSGDEFAPETTYLNTSSCGLLPRRAVAAVAELAGANAAGTRDGAGSFEALAAVRSSFARLAGVGADRVALGSSVSVHVALIAHGLPAGAEVLAPEGEFSSVVQPFAVRGDLKMRYVPLEALAEEVRPDTALIAFSSVQSADGRVADLAAVRAAAAAHGARTLLDASQSAGWLPLDAGAHDYTVTAGFKFLACPRGTSFLTVTEEAQERLGALHSGWFAAEDLGDNYGPVRALARTARRYDEPGSFLSYHAAQHSLALLESVGIGAVHAHALALADRLRAGLTALGHRSVAEDSAVVAVPGLDGVREELMRAGVSCSARGGNLRFAVHLYNSSADVDRALDVLAAV, from the coding sequence ATGGAGATCCTGGAGCCTTTGTCGGGCGACGAGTTCGCGCCCGAGACGACGTATCTGAACACCTCCAGCTGCGGCCTGCTGCCCCGGCGGGCCGTCGCCGCCGTCGCCGAGCTCGCCGGGGCGAACGCGGCGGGCACCCGCGACGGCGCGGGCAGCTTCGAGGCGCTCGCCGCCGTGCGGAGCTCGTTCGCCCGGCTCGCCGGGGTCGGCGCCGACCGGGTCGCGCTCGGCTCGTCGGTCTCCGTGCACGTCGCCCTGATCGCCCACGGGCTGCCCGCCGGGGCCGAAGTCCTCGCTCCCGAGGGGGAGTTCAGCTCGGTGGTGCAGCCGTTCGCGGTGCGCGGCGACCTCAAGATGCGGTACGTGCCGCTGGAGGCGCTGGCCGAGGAGGTGCGGCCGGACACCGCGCTGATCGCCTTCTCCTCCGTGCAGTCGGCCGACGGCCGGGTCGCCGACCTGGCCGCGGTACGGGCCGCGGCGGCGGCGCACGGCGCCCGTACGCTGCTCGACGCCAGCCAGTCGGCGGGCTGGCTGCCGCTGGACGCGGGCGCCCACGACTACACGGTCACCGCCGGGTTCAAGTTCCTCGCCTGCCCGCGCGGCACCTCGTTCCTCACCGTCACCGAGGAGGCCCAGGAGCGGCTCGGGGCCCTGCACTCGGGGTGGTTCGCCGCCGAGGACCTCGGCGACAACTACGGCCCGGTGCGCGCGCTCGCCCGCACCGCGCGCCGCTACGACGAGCCCGGCTCGTTCCTCTCGTACCACGCGGCACAGCACTCGCTCGCGCTGCTGGAGTCGGTGGGCATCGGCGCGGTGCACGCCCACGCCCTGGCGCTCGCGGACCGGCTGCGCGCCGGGCTCACCGCCCTCGGCCACCGGTCCGTCGCCGAGGACTCGGCGGTCGTCGCGGTGCCGGGCCTGGACGGCGTGCGGGAGGAGCTGATGCGGGCCGGGGTGTCCTGCTCGGCCCGGGGCGGCAATCTGCGCTTCGCGGTCCACCTCTACAACTCCTCGGCGGACGTGGACCGCGCCCTTGACGTCCTAGCGGCCGTCTGA
- a CDS encoding GNAT family N-acetyltransferase, which produces MSSNPAARPRPSVVLREVRGGDLPLFYAQMSDPESVRMAAFGPEDPADRARFDAHWARILSSDAVIRTVLADGEVVGHASVYGPPDEREVTYWVDRAHWGRGVATAALSALVALVPVRPLHARAAADNTGSIRVLQKCGFDIVGHDRGFAQARGREIDEVVLLLAP; this is translated from the coding sequence ATGTCTTCGAACCCCGCGGCCCGGCCCCGTCCGTCCGTCGTCCTGCGCGAGGTGCGCGGCGGCGACCTGCCGTTGTTCTACGCGCAGATGAGCGACCCCGAGTCGGTGCGCATGGCGGCCTTCGGCCCCGAGGACCCGGCCGACCGGGCCCGCTTCGACGCGCACTGGGCCCGGATCCTCTCCTCCGACGCCGTCATCCGCACGGTGCTGGCCGACGGCGAGGTCGTCGGCCACGCGTCGGTGTACGGCCCGCCGGACGAGCGCGAGGTGACCTACTGGGTGGACCGCGCCCACTGGGGGCGCGGCGTCGCCACCGCCGCGCTCTCGGCGCTGGTCGCGCTCGTCCCGGTGCGCCCGCTGCACGCGCGCGCGGCGGCCGACAACACCGGCTCGATCCGGGTGCTCCAGAAGTGCGGCTTCGACATCGTCGGCCACGACCGGGGGTTCGCCCAGGCCCGGGGCCGGGAGATCGACGAGGTCGTCCTGCTGCTGGCGCCCTGA
- the thpD gene encoding ectoine hydroxylase — translation MQDLYPTRGAAEVVTPRQDPVVWGPSEGFESYEKDGFLTVDQLLADDEVAFYRRELERMIADPAVRADERSIVEPQTRSVRSVFEVHRLSEVFAGLVRDERVVGTARRILGSDVYVHQSRINVKPGFGASGFYWHSDFETWHAEDGLPRMRTVSVSIALTENHDTNGGLMIMPGSHRDFLGCAGATPEDNYKKSLQMQDAGTPSDGALTTMADRHGIRLFTGRAGSATWFDCNCMHGSGDNITPYPRSNVFIVFNSVENAAAEPFAAPVRRPEFIGARDFTPVR, via the coding sequence ATGCAGGACCTGTACCCCACCCGCGGCGCCGCCGAAGTGGTGACGCCCCGTCAGGACCCGGTCGTCTGGGGCCCGTCGGAGGGCTTCGAGTCGTACGAGAAGGACGGCTTCCTCACCGTCGACCAGCTGCTCGCCGACGACGAGGTGGCCTTCTACCGGCGCGAGCTGGAGCGGATGATCGCCGATCCGGCGGTCCGCGCCGACGAGCGCTCGATCGTGGAGCCGCAGACGCGGTCGGTGCGCTCGGTCTTCGAGGTGCACCGGCTGAGCGAGGTCTTCGCGGGTCTGGTGCGCGACGAGCGCGTGGTCGGCACCGCCCGGCGGATCCTGGGCTCGGACGTGTACGTCCACCAGTCGCGGATCAATGTGAAGCCGGGGTTCGGCGCGTCGGGCTTCTACTGGCACTCGGACTTCGAGACCTGGCACGCCGAGGACGGTCTGCCCCGGATGCGGACCGTGTCGGTGTCGATCGCGCTCACCGAGAACCACGACACCAACGGCGGCCTGATGATCATGCCCGGTTCGCACCGGGACTTCCTCGGGTGCGCCGGGGCCACGCCCGAGGACAACTACAAGAAGTCGCTGCAGATGCAGGACGCGGGCACGCCGTCCGACGGGGCGCTGACCACGATGGCCGACCGGCACGGCATCCGGCTGTTCACCGGCCGCGCGGGCTCGGCGACCTGGTTCGACTGCAACTGCATGCACGGCTCCGGGGACAACATCACCCCGTATCCGCGCAGCAACGTCTTCATCGTCTTCAACAGCGTGGAGAACGCGGCGGCCGAGCCGTTCGCGGCCCCGGTGCGGCGCCCGGAGTTCATCGGCGCGAGAGACTTCACGCCGGTGCGGTGA
- a CDS encoding DsbA family oxidoreductase has protein sequence MRVEIWSDIACPWCYVGKARFEKGLAEFAHRDDVEVVHRSFELDPNRPKDQVGPVIPMLAEKYGRTLDEARGMEEHVASNAHAEGLGYLVDGRDHGNTFDIHRLLHLAKARGRQGELLDLAYRANFAEERSVFDAEVLLALAVEAGLDADEARAVLADESAYADEVRADEAEAAALGASAVPFFVVDRKYGISGGQPAEVFTQALTQAWQEHTPVLATLGTDADACGPDGCEVPRA, from the coding sequence ATGCGCGTCGAGATCTGGAGCGACATCGCCTGCCCCTGGTGCTATGTCGGAAAGGCCCGTTTCGAGAAGGGTCTGGCCGAGTTCGCCCACCGCGATGACGTCGAGGTCGTGCACCGCTCCTTCGAGCTCGACCCGAACCGGCCCAAGGACCAGGTCGGCCCGGTGATCCCGATGCTGGCCGAGAAGTACGGCCGCACCCTGGACGAGGCCCGGGGCATGGAGGAGCACGTCGCCTCCAACGCCCACGCCGAGGGCCTGGGCTACCTCGTCGACGGCCGCGACCACGGCAACACCTTCGACATCCACCGGCTGCTGCACCTGGCCAAGGCCCGTGGCCGCCAGGGCGAGCTGCTCGACCTCGCCTACCGGGCCAACTTCGCCGAGGAGCGCTCGGTCTTCGACGCCGAGGTGCTCCTCGCCCTCGCCGTGGAGGCGGGCCTGGACGCGGACGAGGCGCGCGCCGTGCTCGCCGACGAGAGCGCCTACGCCGACGAGGTGCGGGCGGACGAGGCCGAGGCGGCGGCGCTGGGCGCCAGCGCGGTGCCGTTCTTCGTCGTCGACCGCAAGTACGGCATCTCCGGCGGCCAGCCCGCCGAGGTCTTCACCCAGGCGCTGACCCAGGCGTGGCAGGAGCACACCCCCGTACTGGCCACGCTCGGCACCGACGCGGACGCGTGCGGCCCGGACGGGTGCGAGGTCCCGCGCGCCTGA